TTCGTGACGAAGCAGCAGCTCACGGCGGATCAGGCCCTTAAAGGCAAGTTTACGCTGATGGCGCCCGGAACCGACTGGGGCGGAAAATGGGATTACGGCTGGTTCAAAGGGAGCGTCCGCCTGCCCAAAGAAGCCGCCGGCGAACGGATCGCCATGCGGGTCAACGTCGGGGGCGAAGCGGCCATCATGCTGAACGGCATGAATTTTGGAGCCAACGACATCGGCCACAAGGAAATCACGTTGACGCAAAAGGCCAAAGGCGGCGAAACATTTGAGATTCTCGTCGAATCATATGCAGGCCACGGCCCCCGCGTCGAGGGGGGCGGCCCCTGTCCCCATGGGCATGAGATGGTCCCCGAACCGCCTGCCACCCAGGTGAAGGTCGGGGTCAGCGCCTTCGGCATCTGGGAGGAAGAACTCTTTCAGCTCCGCTTCGATATGGAAACCCTGTTGCAACTCAGGGACAGCTTGGCCGACCATGAATCGTTGCGCGTCGCGGAAATTGATGATGCCCTCATGGAAGCCACACTGGTGATTGACTTGGAGCTGCCACGGGCGGACATGCTTAAAACCGTCCGGAAGGGCCGTGCGCTTCTTAAGCCCCTGCTTGAAAAGAAAAATGGTCCGACCTCGGCGCGCATGACCTGCTTCGGGCATTCCCACATCGATGTCGCCTGGCTCTGGCCCCTGCAGGAAACCGAGCGCAAGTGCTGCCGGACCTTCGCCTCGCAACTGGCCCTGATGGAAGAGTATCCCGAATACAAATTCCTGCAGAGTCAGCCGCATCTGTACCAGATGGTCAAAACCAAGTATCCCGCCCTTTATCAGCGGATCAAGAAGGCCGTCAAAGCGGGCCGCTGGCTCCCTGAAGGCGGCATGTGGGTTGAGGCGGACACCAATATCACCGGCGGGGAAAGCCTGATCCGCCAGTTCATCCATGGCAAGCAGTTCTTCAAGCAGGAGTTCGGTGTCGACAACGAACTCATGTGGCTGCCGGATGTCTTCGGCTATAGCGGCGCGATGCCCCAGATCATGAAAGGGTGCGGCATCAAATATTTCTCCACCCAGAAGATTTTCTGGACCTACAACGGGGGCGACCCGTTCCCCTACAATATCTTCAACTGGGTCGGCATCGATGGCACCAAGGTCCTCTCCTATCTCCACAACGACTACAACTCCGAAACCAGTCCGAAGGCGATTGCCCAACGCTGGCGGGAGCGCGTCCAGAAGGACTCGGTGCACAATGCCCGGCTGGTCCCGTTCGGGTGGGGTGACGGAGGCGGCGGCCCGACCCGTGAGCATTTTGAATTCCTGAAGCGGGGGAAAAACCTGGAGGGCCTGCCGCGCTGCGAAATCGAAGCCCCTGGCGCTTATTTCAGCAAGCTGAATACCTCGAAACTCCCCTCATGGGTCGGGGAACTCTACTTCCAGGCCCATCGTGGCACCTATACGACCCAGGCTAAAACCAAACAGGGAAACCGCCGCTCGGAGCTGGGCTTGCGCGAGGCCGAACTGTGGGGCGCCACCGCCGCCCTCCTCGCCCGCTTCCCGTTCCCGCTCAAGCAGGCGGATGGGCTGTGGAAGGCCGTCCTGCTGAATCAGTTTCATGACATTATCCCCGGCTCTTCCATTCACCGGGTCTACGAGGAAGCGGAGGCCGCTTACGCCAACGTCATCAGCAAGGCGGACACGATTGCGGACAATGCCAGAAAGGCGCTGGTCAAAAACAACCCCGCAGCCCTCACCGTGTTCAATTCCCTCTCATGGAAACGGGATGCGATCGTGGAACTACCGGCTGGCTTCACCCACGCGGAAACCATGCATGGCGAAGCCCTTGTCACCCAGGAGAGTGGCGGAAAAACCTGCGCACGGGTCAAGGATGTTCCCGCCTGCGGCTGGGTGTCCATCCGGAAATCATCTAAAGCGCCGGTCGTCACGAACCCCGTCAAAGCGAGTCGGACCAGCCTGGAAAACGAATTCCTGAAGCTGACCCTGAATGCCTGCGGGGAGATCACAAGCGTGATTGATCGGGAAACCGGCGAGGAATTTGCGGCCGGCCCCTGCAACCGTTTCAAGCTCTACAAAGATGTCCCGGGCTTGTTTGATGCCTGGGATATCGACAGCATGTATAAACAGCAGCCGGTTGAACTTGATCGCAAGGCCACCCTGAAGGTCGTCGCCCAGGGCCCGCTCTGTGCGGCGGTGGAAGTGACCCGCCTGATCGGCTCGTCCAAACTGAGCCAGAAGATCATCCTCCGGTCCGGCAGTCGCCGGATCGATTTCAAAACCACGATTGACTGGAAGGAGAGCCACAAGCTCCTGAAGGTCAATTTCCCGGTCACCGTCCACAACGAGGATGCCCTGCACGATATCCAGTTTGGTTACGTGAAGCGTCCGACGCATGCCACACGCCCGTACGATGCCGGCCGCTTTGAGGTCTGCAATCACAAATGGACCGCCCTCGTCGAGGAGTCCCGGAGCGCCGCCGTCCTCAATGACAGCAAGTATGGCGTCAACGTGGAAGGGAACAGTATCAACCTGACGCTTCTGCGCGCGCCGCTTGCGCCCGATATGACAGCCGACAAGGGCATTCAGGAGTTCACCTATGCCTTCTATTGCCAGAAGGGTTCCTTCACCCACTCCGGCATCATTCAGCAGGCCTATGAATTGAATGTGCCGGTGACCACCGCCAGGGGTGCCGCGGAGACGGCCAGCCTCTTGAGTCTGGATGCCGGTAATGTGATCGTCGAGACCGTCAAGCCGGCGGAAGACGGCTCAGGGGACCTGGTGATCCGCCTCTACGAGTCGGTGCACAATGCCACCCAGTGCCGCCTGTCCGTGGGCCTCCCCTTCAAACAGGCCTTTGAGACCAATATGCTCGAAGGTGCCGCCAAGGAGATCAAAGCCCAAAACGGCTCGCTGCGCCTTAAATTCCGTCCGTTTGAAATCAAGACGATCCGGCTGAAGGGATAAAGGCCTGACGGCAGAATCGGCTGACTTGAATCAAGCCAGCAACACGACGGCTCGGCAGGGACGCCTCGCCCTACCAATTAAATCAGGTGTTGTTCGAATGTGCATTCGGGTAGGGCGAACCGTCCCGGTGAACCGCTTGTGCTTAGAGCGTCCGGCTATCATAAGCCCAGTGAAGCAGGGCTTGGCGCTGGCGGGGCCGGCAGTGGATATCTCCGGCAGGACAGGCTTTCTTCAACTGGGCCACATGGCGGGTCATGGCTGCCCAGCGCTTGATCTGGCGTCCATCATCAGGGCCACGCCGCCCCATGTAATACCGGCAGTACCATTGGAACCAGCCACGCGGATCCTCGGCACAGATCCAGTCCTTCTCGCGCCAGTAACTCAGGGGTTTGGACGCATTGACCCCAAAGTAATTCAGTTTGGGATTACGCTGAACCGGGCTCAGCTTCGCTTTTACAAACCAGGCCTTGGGAAATTCATCCTGACAATCGGTCATGTATTTCCCGCCGAAAACGCCCATTTCCAGCATTTCCTTCGGGGTTAACTCAGGATCGAATTCAGGATGAAAATGGTGACCGACCGGCTCTGTCAACCAATAGACAAAGCCGGTCTGCATCCGGTCGTTGACAACCACTTTCCGTTTTTCCATTACGCCT
The sequence above is a segment of the bacterium genome. Coding sequences within it:
- a CDS encoding glycoside hydrolase family 38 C-terminal domain-containing protein, with amino-acid sequence MVLNPEWRRRINNWMTVMPSMYFKPLGTVPFKGFVTKQQLTADQALKGKFTLMAPGTDWGGKWDYGWFKGSVRLPKEAAGERIAMRVNVGGEAAIMLNGMNFGANDIGHKEITLTQKAKGGETFEILVESYAGHGPRVEGGGPCPHGHEMVPEPPATQVKVGVSAFGIWEEELFQLRFDMETLLQLRDSLADHESLRVAEIDDALMEATLVIDLELPRADMLKTVRKGRALLKPLLEKKNGPTSARMTCFGHSHIDVAWLWPLQETERKCCRTFASQLALMEEYPEYKFLQSQPHLYQMVKTKYPALYQRIKKAVKAGRWLPEGGMWVEADTNITGGESLIRQFIHGKQFFKQEFGVDNELMWLPDVFGYSGAMPQIMKGCGIKYFSTQKIFWTYNGGDPFPYNIFNWVGIDGTKVLSYLHNDYNSETSPKAIAQRWRERVQKDSVHNARLVPFGWGDGGGGPTREHFEFLKRGKNLEGLPRCEIEAPGAYFSKLNTSKLPSWVGELYFQAHRGTYTTQAKTKQGNRRSELGLREAELWGATAALLARFPFPLKQADGLWKAVLLNQFHDIIPGSSIHRVYEEAEAAYANVISKADTIADNARKALVKNNPAALTVFNSLSWKRDAIVELPAGFTHAETMHGEALVTQESGGKTCARVKDVPACGWVSIRKSSKAPVVTNPVKASRTSLENEFLKLTLNACGEITSVIDRETGEEFAAGPCNRFKLYKDVPGLFDAWDIDSMYKQQPVELDRKATLKVVAQGPLCAAVEVTRLIGSSKLSQKIILRSGSRRIDFKTTIDWKESHKLLKVNFPVTVHNEDALHDIQFGYVKRPTHATRPYDAGRFEVCNHKWTALVEESRSAAVLNDSKYGVNVEGNSINLTLLRAPLAPDMTADKGIQEFTYAFYCQKGSFTHSGIIQQAYELNVPVTTARGAAETASLLSLDAGNVIVETVKPAEDGSGDLVIRLYESVHNATQCRLSVGLPFKQAFETNMLEGAAKEIKAQNGSLRLKFRPFEIKTIRLKG